A genomic segment from Juglans regia cultivar Chandler chromosome 14, Walnut 2.0, whole genome shotgun sequence encodes:
- the LOC108989179 gene encoding cytochrome P450 714C2-like: MELQLVAKIFMSFALLGFIGLLIRLYNALVVKPKRLRSALRNQGITGPPPTLLLGNIREIKKARSTTTINAPTGENPVTHNCATILFPFFEQWRKQYGHVFVFSLGNTQILFINEPDVVREITTCTSLDLGKPSYQHKERGPLLGQGILTSNGAVWAHQRKILAPELYMEKVKGMMNLITESTINLLNTWKSRIETEGGTADIKIDEYMRSFSGDVISRACFGSNYSKGEEIFVKLRALQEAMSKKVLSTGVPGLRYLPTRSNREAWGLEKEVRNLILQVVKERQKASYEKDLLQMVLEGAQNSDLSQEATDRFIVDNCKNIYLAGFETTAVSATWCLMLLASNQEWQDRVRAEVLDICGGATPDADMIRKMKQLTMVIHESLRLYPPVAVVSREAFKDMKFGDINVPKGVNLWTMVLTLHTDPENWGQDAYRFNPDRFANGITGACKLPHLYMPFGVGPRVCLGQNLAMVELKILIALILSNFSLSLSPKYCHAPALRLVIEPEHGVDLLVRKL, from the exons ATGGAGCTCCAACTGGTTGCAAAGATATTCATGTCCTTTGCACTGCTTGGTTTCATTGGATTGCTGATACGGTTGTATAATGCTCTGGTGGTGAAGCCCAAGAGGCTCCGATCTGCGCTCAGGAACCAAGGCATCACCGGACCGCCGCCAACTTTACTGCTCGGAAACATTAGGGAGATAAAGAAGGCAAGATCCACCACCACAATTAATGCTCCCACCGGTGAAAACCCCGTCACCCACAACTGTGCCACAATTCTTTTTCCCTTCTTCGAGCAATGGAGGAAGCAATATG GTCATGTGTTTGTGTTTTCTCTCGGCAACACACAAATACTGTTCATAAACGAACCTGATGTCGTGAGAGAGATAACCACATGCACATCCTTGGACTTGGGAAAGCCATCGTATCAGCACAAAGAGCGTGGTCCTTTGCTTGGTCAGGGAATTCTCACCTCAAATGGCGCTGTTTGGGCTCACCAGAGGAAAATCCTTGCTCCTGAATTATACATGGAGAAGGTTAAG GGAATGATGAACTTGATCACGGAATCTACAATCAATCTGCTGAACACATGGAAGAGTAGGATTGAGACAGAGGGTGGAACCGCAGACATAAAAATCGACGAGTATATGAGAAGTTTCTCAGGCGATGTGATCTCAAGAGCATGTTTTGGCAGCAACTATTCCAAAGGGGAGGAGATTTTCGTAAAACTACGAGCTCTGCAGGAGGCCATGTCAAAGAAAGTTTTATCCACTGGAGTCCCTGGCTTGAG GTACCTTCCCACGAGGAGCAACAGGGAAGCATGGGGATTAGAAAAAGAGGTTCGAAATTTGATACTGCAGGTGGTGAAGGAGAGACAGAAAGCCTCCTATGAGAAAGATTTGCTGCAGATGGTTCTTGAGGGCGCCCAGAACAGTGACCTGAGCCAAGAGGCAACCGACCGCTTCATTGTCGACAACTGCAAGAACATATACTTGGCTGGGTTTGAGACCACCGCAGTTTCTGCAACATGGTGCCTTATGCTGTTGGCTTCAAATCAAGAATGGCAAGACCGTGTCCGTGCTGAGGTTCTTGACATCTGTGGAGGCGCTACCCCTGATGCGGATATGATTCGGAAGATGAAACAG CTCACGATGGTGATTCATGAATCATTGCGGCTTTATCCCCCAGTAGCGGTGGTGTCTAGGGAGGCCTTCAAGGACATGAAATTCGGGGACATTAATGTTCCCAAGGGTGTCAACCTCTGGACTATGGTTCTGACCTTGCATACTGATCCAGAAAACTGGGGACAGGATGCCTACAGATTCAACCCAGATAGATTTGCAAACGGAATAACGGGTGCTTGCAAGCTTCCACACTTGTACATGCCATTTGGAGTTGGGCCCCGCGTGTGTCTTGGACAGAACTTGGCCATGGTTGAACTCAAGATACTTATAGCTCTCATTCTGTCCaacttctccctctccctctcccccaaGTACTGCCATGCACCTGCTCTTAGGTTAGTTATTGAGCCTGAACATGGAGTAGATCTCTTGGTGAGGAAGTTGTAG